From the genome of Desmodus rotundus isolate HL8 chromosome 2, HLdesRot8A.1, whole genome shotgun sequence, one region includes:
- the LOC112313031 gene encoding LOW QUALITY PROTEIN: transmembrane protease serine 11C-like (The sequence of the model RefSeq protein was modified relative to this genomic sequence to represent the inferred CDS: inserted 1 base in 1 codon), whose translation MPENFPNLVKEIDVQVQEAQRASNDTKKTGKTHFYYHISFKVNNIDYDSKFEKPYSQEYMDLNKKTMSLKNETFHGSKLRRQYVKSHVVQVSRAKGKVVIHAVLKLXSYFKYKAPKFWDRIETILHQKLKGETGSLLIDSSSFKFSGYGHRTITPYGHKVAGGVNAKEGEWPWQASLQVNNVHRCGATLISNSWLVTAAHCFINANDPRQWNVSVGLLLSDPQTKRGIRNIITHEDYCYPAHDHDIAVVKLSSPVLNTSTIWRVCLPGATYTFPPNSDVVVTGWGSLKSDGSMPNILQKGTIKIIDNRTCNKEEMYSGVIKPGMLCAGFLEGKVDACLGDCGGPLVSADLRGTWFLAGIVSWGDECALPNKPGVYTRVTYYWDWIMSKTGL comes from the exons atgccagaaaacttccctaatctggtgaaggaaatagatgtacaagtccaggaagcacagagagcctcAAATGATACCAAAAAG accgggaAGACACATTTCTATTATCac ATCAGCTTTAAAGTCAATAACATTGACTATGACAGCAAGTTTGAAAAACCATACTCACAAGAATATATGGacctaaataaaaagacaatgtctttgaaaaatgaaacatttcatgGATCCAAACTGAGAAGACAGTATGTCAAATCTCATGTTGTCCAAGTAAGCCGAGCCAAAGGGAAAGTGGTAATACATGCTGTGCTGAAGT TGtcctactttaaatataaagcacCAAAATTTTGGGATAGGATAGAAACCATTTTACATCAGAAGTTAAAAGGTGAAACTGGGTCTTTACTTATAGATTCATCTTCGTTTAAATTTTCAGGTTATGGACATCGCACAATAACTCCCTATGGCCACAAGGTAGCAGGGGGCGTGAATGCTAAGGAAGGGGAATGGCCCTGGCAAGCCAGCCTTCAAGTGAACAATGTCCACCGATGTGGAGCCACTCTGATTAGTAACAGCTGGCTTGTCACTGCTGCTCACTGTTTCATAAACGCCAATGATCCCAGACAATGGAACGTTAGTGTTGGGCTTCTTTTAAGTGATCCACAAACAAAACGAGGTATCAGAAATATTATAACTCATGAAGACTACTGTTACCCCGCACATGATCATGACATCGCTGTTGTGAAGCTGTCTTCACCAGTGTTAAATACAAGCACCATTTGGAGAGTGTGTCTCCCGGGAGCTACTTACACATTCCCACCCAACTCAGATGTGGTGGTCACTGGATGGGGATCTTTAAAGTCTGACGGATCAATGCCTAATATACTCCAAAAAGGAACAATAAAGATTATAGATAATAGGACCTGCAACAAGGAAGAGATGTATAGTGGTGTGATAAAACCTGGAATGTTGTGTGCTGGGTTTCTGGAAGGAAAGGTGGATGCCTGCCTGGGTGACTGTGGTGGACCTCTGGTTAGTGCAGATCTGAGAGGCACTTGGTTCCTTGCTGGAATTGTAAGCTGGGGAGATGAATGTGCTCTTCCAAACAAGCCTGGTGTCTACACTCGAGTGACATACTATTGGGACTGGATCATGTCCAAAACTGGCCTCTAA